In the genome of Croceimicrobium hydrocarbonivorans, one region contains:
- a CDS encoding type B 50S ribosomal protein L31, with translation MQKEIHPENYRPCVFKDMGTEDYFITRSCADTRDTIEVDGVEYPLIKMEISAASHPFYTGKVKLVDTAGRVDKFRNRYANRNKK, from the coding sequence ATGCAAAAAGAAATTCATCCCGAAAACTACCGTCCTTGTGTATTTAAGGACATGGGTACCGAAGATTACTTTATTACCCGCTCTTGTGCAGATACCCGCGATACTATCGAAGTAGATGGTGTTGAGTATCCATTAATCAAAATGGAAATTTCTGCGGCTTCTCACCCATTCTACACTGGTAAAGTGAAATTGGTTGATACCGCTGGACGTGTGGATAAATTCCGCAACCGTTACGCCAACCGCAACAAGAAATAA
- a CDS encoding YaaA family protein — MKTLLSPAKTLDFNSEQKIGSGVEPYFPDASQKVGNKMAKLSVPKLMALQKISKDLAKVNRQRNLDWTIESNAQARQAVLAFKGDVYLGLEAWNWSEPDMDFAREVLWILSGWYGILRPDTLIQPYRLEMGTALPIGRKPNLYAHWEPVLKDFFAQNLAEDETIVNLASKEYAQVVKQLELKNPMIDVDFLDYSKGEYKVLSFFAKKARGLMANFIVQHRISDWRDLKDFNLAGYYFDASRSEPQKLVFLRDQK, encoded by the coding sequence ATGAAAACATTGCTTTCTCCCGCCAAGACCTTAGACTTTAATTCTGAGCAGAAAATTGGCTCCGGTGTGGAACCCTATTTTCCGGATGCCTCCCAAAAAGTTGGGAATAAAATGGCCAAACTCAGCGTTCCTAAATTGATGGCTCTGCAAAAAATCAGCAAAGACCTGGCAAAAGTGAATCGTCAAAGGAATTTGGATTGGACGATTGAAAGTAATGCGCAAGCTCGTCAGGCGGTACTAGCCTTTAAAGGTGATGTGTACTTGGGATTGGAAGCCTGGAATTGGTCGGAACCTGATATGGATTTTGCCCGGGAAGTCCTCTGGATTTTGTCAGGCTGGTACGGCATATTGCGGCCTGATACCCTAATTCAACCTTACCGATTAGAAATGGGGACGGCATTACCCATCGGGCGTAAGCCAAATTTATACGCCCATTGGGAGCCTGTGTTGAAAGATTTTTTTGCGCAGAATTTAGCGGAGGATGAAACCATTGTAAATCTGGCCAGTAAGGAGTATGCTCAGGTAGTTAAACAATTGGAACTGAAGAACCCCATGATTGATGTAGACTTCCTCGATTATTCGAAAGGAGAGTATAAAGTGTTATCCTTTTTTGCGAAAAAAGCTAGGGGCTTAATGGCAAATTTTATCGTGCAACATCGCATCAGTGATTGGCGAGACCTAAAAGATTTTAACTTAGCGGGATACTATTTCGACGCCAGCCGCTCTGAGCCACAAAAACTGGTGTTTTTAAGAGATCAAAAATGA
- a CDS encoding GlmU family protein: MNIIFFDDSQRDHLLPLTFTRPTAKLRCGILTLEEKWLKRLDESNTYSYLTEDYLSTKFPLREEGEDLFINPAVCPDADLVEAVLALEENESLMQGDILIATRTREALMEEAEQDTEVLDYEGSFNYISRPYHLFSNNAAELEKDFALITAGRQSAPISKTNTLIGERIFLEEGAKVEAAVLNSTSGPIYLGKDSEIMEGSVIRGGLALCEHATLKLATKIYGATTVGPHSKVGGEVNNSVIIGYSNKGHDGFLGNSVLGEWCNIGADSNNSNLKNNYEEVKIWDYVAGRFAPTGLQFCGLIMGDHSKCGINTMFNTGTVVGVSANIYGGGFPRNFIPSYSWGGSGGFMEYRFDKAMKTAALVMERRSIELDSVERDILQVVFDKTATSRG; encoded by the coding sequence ATGAATATCATCTTCTTCGACGATAGCCAACGCGATCATTTATTACCCCTCACTTTTACTCGTCCCACTGCAAAACTGCGTTGTGGAATATTGACCTTAGAAGAAAAGTGGTTAAAGCGTTTGGATGAGTCGAATACTTATTCTTACCTCACCGAAGATTATTTGAGTACCAAGTTTCCCTTGCGGGAGGAAGGTGAGGATCTATTTATTAATCCTGCCGTTTGCCCAGATGCAGATTTGGTGGAAGCAGTATTAGCTCTCGAAGAAAATGAAAGTCTAATGCAAGGGGATATTCTCATCGCTACTCGTACCCGTGAAGCCTTGATGGAGGAAGCTGAGCAAGACACTGAGGTATTGGATTATGAAGGCAGCTTCAACTATATCTCCCGTCCTTATCACCTATTTTCCAATAATGCAGCGGAATTAGAAAAGGACTTTGCATTGATTACAGCCGGTCGTCAATCTGCCCCTATTTCGAAAACCAATACCTTAATTGGTGAACGGATTTTTTTAGAAGAAGGAGCCAAGGTGGAAGCAGCAGTTTTAAATAGTACCAGCGGTCCAATCTATTTGGGGAAAGATTCCGAAATAATGGAAGGCTCGGTAATTCGCGGTGGACTGGCCCTCTGTGAGCACGCTACTTTGAAATTGGCGACTAAGATTTACGGTGCAACTACGGTTGGCCCACATAGTAAAGTTGGAGGCGAGGTAAATAACTCGGTGATCATCGGATATTCAAACAAGGGTCATGATGGCTTTTTGGGGAATTCCGTTTTAGGAGAGTGGTGTAATATTGGTGCCGACAGCAATAATTCGAACCTCAAGAATAATTACGAGGAGGTGAAAATTTGGGATTATGTGGCCGGTAGATTCGCGCCCACAGGCTTGCAGTTTTGCGGCCTTATCATGGGTGATCATTCTAAATGTGGTATCAATACCATGTTTAATACCGGTACCGTGGTGGGCGTTAGTGCCAATATCTATGGTGGTGGATTCCCTCGTAATTTTATTCCTTCTTACAGCTGGGGTGGTTCCGGTGGTTTTATGGAATACCGCTTTGATAAAGCCATGAAAACCGCTGCCCTAGTAATGGAGCGTCGATCGATAGAATTAGATTCGGTGGAGCGTGACATTTTGCAGGTAGTTTTTGACAAAACGGCTACTTCCCGCGGCTAA
- the pruA gene encoding L-glutamate gamma-semialdehyde dehydrogenase, with translation MEKGFYHVPQAINEPIQGYAPGSAERAEVQAAYDKMWNETLNIPMVINGKRIETGKTMRVLPPHDHQHNVGSFHFGEAKHVHEAIQASLDAKEAWENMSWANRSAIFLKAADLVAGPYRARINAATMIQQSKTIFQAEIDSACELADFLRFNVQYATEIYAEQPYTHSHSGLWNRVDYRPLEGFTFAITPFNFTAIAGNLPTSMAMMGNTVVWKPSLSQLYSAHLLMEIFEEAGIPPGVINMIITDPQETADIVFGHPDFAGLHYTGSTTVFQNIWKTIGNNITKYRTYPRIVGETGGKDFVMVHRTAKVQQVVTALIRGAFEFQGQKCSAASRAYIPSNLWQAVKTGLVNTMAELNMGSPRDFENFITAVIHEGAFDKLAKYIDQAKADSNAEIIAGGNYDKSKGYFIEPTVIVASDPKYVTMEEELFGPVLTIYVYPEDQYEETLKLVDETSPYALTGALFSEDRYALEVGERALRNAAGNFYINDKPTGAVVGQQPFGGARASGTNDKAGSKQNLYRWVSPRLIKETLLTPEHYGYPFLAKD, from the coding sequence ATGGAAAAAGGCTTTTATCACGTGCCTCAGGCCATCAACGAGCCGATTCAAGGATATGCCCCCGGCTCTGCTGAGCGTGCAGAAGTACAAGCAGCTTACGATAAAATGTGGAATGAAACCCTTAATATCCCTATGGTTATTAATGGTAAGCGTATCGAAACCGGCAAAACCATGCGGGTTTTACCTCCACATGATCATCAACATAATGTAGGTTCTTTTCATTTCGGAGAAGCTAAGCATGTGCACGAAGCTATTCAGGCTTCCTTGGATGCTAAAGAAGCTTGGGAAAATATGTCTTGGGCCAATCGCTCCGCCATTTTCTTAAAAGCCGCTGATTTGGTAGCCGGTCCTTACCGCGCCCGAATTAATGCTGCTACCATGATTCAGCAGTCGAAAACCATTTTCCAGGCCGAGATTGATTCCGCTTGTGAGTTGGCAGACTTCCTGCGTTTCAATGTGCAGTATGCGACTGAGATTTATGCAGAGCAACCTTATACCCACTCACATTCGGGATTATGGAACCGTGTGGATTACCGTCCATTGGAGGGATTCACCTTCGCCATTACTCCGTTCAACTTTACCGCAATTGCCGGTAATTTGCCTACCAGCATGGCGATGATGGGGAATACTGTAGTTTGGAAACCCTCTTTAAGTCAGCTTTATTCCGCTCATCTCTTAATGGAGATATTTGAGGAAGCAGGTATTCCTCCTGGAGTGATTAATATGATTATTACCGATCCTCAGGAAACGGCTGATATCGTATTTGGCCATCCTGATTTTGCCGGATTGCATTATACTGGATCTACTACCGTATTCCAGAACATTTGGAAAACTATCGGGAATAATATCACTAAGTACCGCACCTATCCTCGTATCGTTGGGGAAACCGGTGGTAAGGACTTTGTGATGGTGCACCGCACCGCTAAAGTTCAGCAGGTAGTTACTGCTTTGATTCGTGGTGCTTTTGAATTCCAAGGGCAAAAATGTAGTGCCGCTTCACGGGCCTATATTCCTTCTAATCTTTGGCAAGCGGTTAAAACAGGCTTGGTGAATACCATGGCTGAACTTAATATGGGGAGTCCTCGTGATTTTGAAAACTTCATTACTGCGGTTATTCATGAGGGAGCCTTTGATAAGTTGGCCAAGTATATCGATCAGGCGAAAGCTGATTCTAACGCTGAAATTATAGCCGGTGGTAATTACGATAAATCGAAAGGTTATTTCATTGAGCCTACGGTTATCGTAGCTAGTGATCCGAAGTATGTTACTATGGAAGAGGAGTTATTCGGACCGGTACTTACAATTTATGTATACCCGGAAGATCAGTACGAGGAAACCCTGAAATTGGTTGACGAAACTTCTCCCTATGCCCTTACCGGTGCTTTATTCTCAGAAGATCGCTATGCTCTGGAAGTAGGAGAGCGTGCTCTGAGAAATGCGGCAGGTAACTTCTATATTAATGATAAGCCTACAGGAGCCGTAGTAGGACAGCAACCTTTTGGTGGTGCTCGAGCTTCTGGTACTAATGATAAGGCAGGTTCTAAGCAAAACTTATATCGTTGGGTAAGCCCTCGATTGATTAAGGAAACCTTGCTTACACCTGAGCACTATGGCTATCCTTTCCTGGCAAAGGACTAG
- a CDS encoding DUF4340 domain-containing protein: MKKNLLYLIVFIVLLAVAGYLLSEDKGNSSLEGPQNYDFAIKDTAAITKIVLSDKTPNKSTIQRTSEGWILDNEYPVRRDAIEVLMETLYRMELKNFVPQRMVPEVEKHIAVYGKRVEIYKGDQLAKVIYVGLQTSNDMATYMKLEDGDLPYAVHIPGFNGFLNTRFITEPYLWRARNAVRINAANIKEVEMIYPDSLEASFKIRVFSPDSIYMVSLENQEVDRKFSTLKGKLYLAACAQLKYEGEIIPSDPIFARRDSLLASTPVFRLTVTSTNGKVNKVSGYKIKAAPETIDYDDPRSFYDPDRLHGFINDNRMILLQYYGLRNVLKSKEELEQD, translated from the coding sequence ATGAAAAAGAATCTACTCTACCTTATTGTATTTATTGTACTTCTGGCTGTAGCCGGATATCTCTTAAGTGAAGATAAGGGCAATAGTAGTTTGGAGGGCCCCCAGAATTACGACTTTGCAATTAAGGATACGGCTGCTATCACCAAGATTGTACTCAGTGATAAAACGCCGAATAAATCTACGATCCAGCGTACCAGTGAGGGCTGGATTTTAGATAATGAGTATCCGGTACGTCGTGATGCCATTGAAGTATTAATGGAAACCTTGTATCGAATGGAGTTGAAAAATTTCGTTCCACAACGCATGGTTCCGGAAGTTGAAAAGCATATCGCTGTATATGGTAAGCGCGTAGAGATTTACAAAGGCGATCAATTAGCGAAGGTTATTTATGTAGGCCTCCAAACCTCCAATGATATGGCTACTTATATGAAGCTGGAGGATGGTGATTTACCTTATGCAGTGCATATCCCCGGCTTCAATGGCTTTTTAAATACCCGCTTTATCACCGAACCTTATTTGTGGCGGGCTCGAAATGCCGTACGCATAAATGCCGCTAATATTAAAGAGGTAGAAATGATTTATCCGGATTCCCTAGAGGCTAGTTTTAAAATTCGGGTGTTCTCGCCGGATAGTATCTACATGGTTTCGCTGGAAAATCAGGAAGTGGATCGTAAATTCTCCACCTTGAAAGGGAAATTGTATCTAGCAGCTTGCGCACAGCTAAAATATGAGGGAGAGATTATTCCTTCCGATCCCATTTTTGCTCGACGTGACTCCCTCTTGGCCTCTACGCCAGTGTTTAGGCTAACCGTTACCAGCACCAATGGAAAAGTGAATAAGGTAAGTGGATATAAGATTAAGGCGGCCCCCGAAACCATTGATTACGATGATCCTAGGTCTTTTTATGACCCCGATCGCCTACACGGTTTTATCAATGATAATCGAATGATCCTTTTACAATACTATGGTCTGCGTAATGTTCTTAAGAGCAAAGAAGAACTGGAGCAGGATTAA
- a CDS encoding outer membrane beta-barrel protein: MKNCIRFGILCLALGLSFNSNAQTKRTKYYEFGGGLGTMNMSNEIANSSNVNAVLAEMAPSISVFAKYHVNDWFGIGFDVNYANLKAADQNHNNFNRGLSVRTSLLNSNAFTEIHFIRFGKYHLEDKWTVFIKGGVGVTGWNPELSFNKLIPEDIDVETNAYSGFSYFYGLGAKYRLAYQSILTFELRFSNSGGDTMDGFLETKEGVISTNDTYWGMLFSYSYAIF, encoded by the coding sequence ATGAAGAACTGCATTCGATTCGGAATTCTCTGCTTAGCCCTCGGTTTAAGCTTTAACTCCAATGCTCAAACCAAGCGTACCAAATACTATGAATTTGGTGGTGGATTGGGAACCATGAATATGAGCAATGAAATTGCGAATTCCTCCAATGTAAATGCGGTTCTGGCTGAAATGGCTCCTTCCATTTCAGTGTTTGCTAAGTACCATGTGAATGATTGGTTCGGAATTGGCTTTGATGTAAATTATGCCAACCTTAAGGCTGCTGATCAAAACCATAATAACTTCAATCGTGGTTTATCCGTTCGCACCAGCTTATTAAATAGCAATGCCTTTACTGAGATTCACTTCATCCGCTTTGGCAAATACCACTTGGAAGATAAGTGGACGGTTTTTATTAAAGGTGGAGTAGGGGTTACCGGTTGGAATCCTGAGCTTAGTTTTAATAAGTTAATTCCCGAGGATATTGATGTGGAAACCAATGCCTATTCGGGCTTTAGTTATTTCTATGGCTTAGGAGCCAAGTATCGTTTGGCTTATCAAAGTATCCTCACTTTTGAGCTGCGTTTTTCCAATAGCGGTGGTGATACCATGGATGGTTTCTTGGAAACCAAGGAAGGCGTAATCAGCACCAATGATACCTATTGGGGCATGCTCTTTTCGTATTCCTACGCTATTTTCTAG
- the dnaN gene encoding DNA polymerase III subunit beta, whose protein sequence is MKFIVSSGALLKQLQIVGGVLNNNNTLPILDNFLLQLEGSQLSISASDLESTIKSTLEVQGDEDGVAAVPARLLLDGLKALPEQPVTFTTDESSMTVEISSDYGRYSLAFVEGDEFPQLPEMEDVSTTTIPSEILATAINKTLFAAGNDDLRPVMSGVFFQFSSENLTFVATDAHKLVRYRRTDIQADHTAEFIMPRKPLTILKSTLASVGDEVKIHYNETNARFEFENIVLSSRLIDGKYPNYEAVIPKENPNVLEIERSKFLSSAKRVAIFSNKTTHQVRLKMAGSELQIMAEDVDFSNKAHERLSCNYQGEDMEIGFNSRFLTEMLTNLESDNIHLEMSAPNRAGIILPADALEDGENILMLVMPVMLNS, encoded by the coding sequence ATGAAATTCATCGTATCCAGCGGAGCGCTTTTAAAACAACTGCAAATTGTGGGTGGAGTGCTCAATAACAACAATACACTCCCCATCCTCGATAACTTCTTATTGCAGCTCGAAGGTTCTCAATTGAGTATCTCGGCTTCTGATTTGGAATCTACCATTAAGTCTACCTTGGAAGTTCAAGGAGATGAAGACGGTGTTGCAGCAGTGCCAGCTCGTTTATTGCTGGATGGTTTGAAAGCCTTACCAGAGCAGCCGGTAACTTTTACCACCGACGAGTCTAGTATGACAGTTGAGATCTCTTCTGACTACGGTCGTTATAGCTTGGCCTTTGTAGAAGGAGATGAATTTCCACAGCTTCCTGAAATGGAGGATGTGAGTACTACTACTATTCCTTCCGAAATTTTGGCAACGGCCATTAATAAGACTCTCTTTGCTGCGGGTAACGATGATTTACGTCCGGTGATGTCGGGAGTATTCTTCCAGTTTAGCTCTGAGAATCTAACTTTCGTAGCCACTGATGCCCATAAATTAGTGCGTTACCGTCGTACTGATATTCAAGCTGATCATACAGCTGAGTTTATCATGCCACGTAAACCGCTTACCATTTTAAAATCTACTTTGGCCAGTGTTGGTGATGAGGTGAAAATCCACTACAACGAAACCAATGCTCGCTTTGAGTTTGAAAACATCGTTTTAAGCAGCCGCTTAATTGATGGTAAATACCCTAACTACGAGGCGGTAATTCCTAAGGAAAACCCCAATGTATTGGAGATTGAGCGTAGTAAGTTCTTAAGCTCAGCCAAAAGGGTAGCCATTTTCTCTAATAAAACTACCCATCAAGTACGCCTTAAAATGGCCGGAAGCGAGCTTCAGATCATGGCGGAAGATGTGGATTTTTCAAATAAGGCCCACGAGCGCTTAAGCTGTAACTATCAAGGTGAGGACATGGAAATTGGTTTCAATTCTCGTTTCCTTACAGAGATGCTTACCAATCTTGAGTCGGATAATATTCACCTCGAAATGTCGGCTCCTAACCGTGCCGGTATTATCCTTCCGGCAGATGCTTTGGAAGATGGAGAGAATATTCTGATGCTGGTGATGCCAGTGATGCTGAATTCCTAA
- a CDS encoding metallophosphoesterase family protein, producing the protein MGVLILGDVHGCYHTLKALIRERWQPEEDNLVLVGDLINKGPHSVKAFKYWLKLKALHPQKVILIRGNHEQWFLENYRHNARTRSFQNLCTAFVEAGLSPREVAREISRLPLHWESEQLFVSHAGLSETALDPFDPSDLNGLLKNRKTLKRLAKLQVIGHNIISAGKPMFKPNENAWYIDTGAWCNQFLSALYFSEGSSIPKVYQMARKPKDELPVSVK; encoded by the coding sequence ATGGGAGTGCTCATCCTTGGTGATGTGCATGGTTGTTACCACACTTTAAAAGCCTTAATCCGGGAGCGCTGGCAACCGGAGGAGGATAACTTGGTGCTGGTGGGAGATCTTATTAATAAAGGTCCTCATTCGGTTAAGGCTTTTAAATACTGGCTTAAATTAAAAGCCCTGCATCCCCAAAAGGTGATCTTGATTCGCGGTAACCATGAGCAATGGTTTTTAGAGAACTACCGCCATAATGCTCGAACTCGCAGTTTTCAAAATCTATGTACGGCATTTGTGGAGGCTGGATTAAGTCCGCGTGAGGTGGCTCGTGAAATCAGTCGATTACCCCTGCATTGGGAGTCGGAGCAATTGTTTGTGAGTCATGCCGGATTATCAGAAACAGCTTTAGATCCCTTTGATCCATCCGACCTAAATGGATTATTGAAAAATCGCAAGACCTTAAAACGATTAGCAAAGTTGCAGGTGATAGGGCATAATATCATTAGTGCGGGCAAGCCCATGTTTAAGCCTAATGAGAATGCCTGGTATATCGATACCGGAGCTTGGTGCAATCAATTTTTAAGTGCGCTCTATTTTAGTGAAGGCTCTTCCATTCCTAAGGTGTATCAAATGGCCCGCAAGCCTAAAGATGAGCTGCCTGTTTCAGTTAAATGA
- the lon gene encoding endopeptidase La: MSFTDFKDIDQFHFGVMREEGEYIPLMSKEDEESLKNQDLPEELPILPLRNTVLFPGVVIPITAGRDKSISLLNQVSKNQGLLGVVSQKNGDTEEPGTEDLYRVGTVAKVIRQFKLPNGHTAVILQGLRRFVIEDFNRTEPHIYARVHKSDERMPAPDDGQFKLMMESIKDVALDIIDKSQEIPNEAALTIRSIDSDTFLLNFVSNNMNAEVDKKQHLLEVDDLGDRATEVLKLLNLEAQMLEMKNEIQDKVRLDFDKQQREYFLQQQLRQIQEELGGSSTETEIEEMRAKGRKKDWPEKIKELFEKELGKLQRVNPQVPEFSIQRNYLEFMLDLPWNETSKDNFNLKRAERILNRDHYGLEKVKERLLEYLAVLKLKGDMKAPILCLYGPPGVGKTSLGKSVAEALGRSYIRMSLGGLGDEAEIRGHRKTYIGAMPGRLMQNIKKAEASNPVFVLDEIDKLSSGRGHGDPASAMLEVLDPEQNSSFYDNYLEVGYDLSKVLFIATANNLGAIHPALRDRMEIIEINGYTVEEKVQIAAKHLLPKQLKEHGLDKTHLSLSKKVLEYVIEHYTRESGVRGLDKVIAKMVRYAAKSIAMEQEYHIKPALKDVPEILGSERFSKDRYEDRSIAGLVTGLAWTPVGGDILYIESSIARGRGRLSITGNLGDVMKESASIAMAYLKAHSDEFGVDYRLFDQYDVHIHFPEGAVPKDGPSAGISILTSLASLFSQREVKPRLAMTGEITLRGEVLPVGGIKEKILAAKRADIKEIILSKRNEKDIKEIREDYLEGLTFHYVERMMEVIDIALSDKLVENAKNLKAENKAIGFGTKS; the protein is encoded by the coding sequence ATGAGTTTTACCGACTTTAAAGATATTGACCAGTTTCATTTTGGTGTGATGCGCGAAGAAGGGGAGTATATCCCTTTGATGAGCAAAGAAGACGAAGAGTCTCTTAAGAATCAAGATTTACCAGAGGAACTGCCCATTTTACCCCTTCGAAATACCGTTCTTTTTCCAGGGGTGGTAATCCCAATTACTGCCGGCCGCGATAAATCGATTAGCCTCCTAAATCAGGTAAGTAAAAATCAGGGCCTCTTAGGGGTAGTAAGCCAGAAGAATGGCGATACTGAGGAGCCAGGAACCGAAGATTTGTACCGGGTAGGAACGGTGGCTAAAGTTATTCGCCAGTTCAAATTACCCAATGGACATACCGCGGTTATTTTACAAGGCTTAAGACGATTTGTCATAGAAGACTTTAATCGCACGGAGCCTCATATTTACGCTCGGGTGCACAAGTCTGATGAGCGCATGCCGGCCCCGGATGATGGTCAGTTTAAATTGATGATGGAGTCCATTAAAGATGTGGCACTTGATATCATTGATAAGTCTCAAGAAATCCCGAATGAGGCAGCTCTAACCATTCGCAGTATCGATAGCGATACCTTCTTACTCAATTTCGTGAGTAATAATATGAATGCGGAAGTGGATAAGAAGCAACACCTTTTGGAAGTTGATGACCTTGGGGATCGCGCCACGGAAGTGCTGAAATTGCTGAATCTGGAAGCTCAGATGCTGGAAATGAAGAACGAGATTCAGGACAAGGTTCGTTTGGATTTTGATAAGCAACAAAGGGAGTATTTCCTGCAACAGCAATTGCGTCAGATTCAGGAAGAATTAGGCGGTAGCAGCACTGAGACGGAAATTGAAGAAATGCGAGCTAAAGGCCGCAAGAAAGATTGGCCTGAAAAAATTAAGGAGCTTTTCGAAAAAGAACTTGGCAAGCTTCAAAGGGTAAATCCTCAGGTACCTGAATTCAGTATTCAGCGGAACTATTTGGAGTTTATGCTGGATCTTCCCTGGAATGAAACTTCCAAGGATAACTTCAACCTCAAACGTGCAGAGCGCATCCTAAACCGAGATCATTATGGTTTGGAAAAGGTAAAAGAGCGCTTACTAGAATACCTAGCCGTATTGAAATTGAAGGGCGATATGAAAGCGCCTATCCTTTGTTTATATGGACCTCCCGGAGTGGGTAAAACCAGCTTAGGTAAAAGTGTAGCGGAGGCTTTAGGCCGATCTTATATCCGCATGTCTTTAGGTGGTTTAGGTGATGAGGCGGAAATTCGAGGTCACCGTAAAACCTATATCGGCGCCATGCCCGGGCGTTTGATGCAAAATATTAAGAAAGCTGAAGCCAGTAATCCGGTATTTGTGCTGGATGAGATTGATAAGCTTTCTAGCGGAAGGGGTCATGGTGATCCAGCTTCTGCCATGTTAGAGGTTTTAGATCCTGAGCAAAATAGCAGCTTTTACGATAATTACCTGGAGGTAGGATATGATCTGAGCAAGGTCCTCTTTATCGCCACAGCCAATAATTTAGGCGCCATTCACCCAGCCTTAAGGGACCGGATGGAGATCATTGAAATTAACGGCTACACTGTAGAGGAGAAAGTACAAATTGCCGCTAAACACCTTCTGCCTAAGCAGCTTAAAGAGCATGGTTTAGATAAGACGCATTTGAGCTTGAGCAAAAAAGTTCTTGAGTATGTAATTGAACACTATACCCGTGAATCGGGGGTGCGTGGTTTAGATAAGGTGATTGCTAAAATGGTTCGATATGCAGCCAAGAGCATCGCCATGGAGCAAGAGTACCACATTAAACCAGCCCTTAAAGATGTGCCCGAGATATTAGGCTCAGAGCGTTTTTCCAAGGATCGCTATGAAGATCGATCGATTGCCGGATTGGTTACAGGCTTAGCCTGGACTCCCGTTGGCGGTGATATTCTTTATATCGAATCCTCCATTGCCAGAGGTCGTGGAAGATTGAGTATTACCGGTAATCTGGGGGATGTGATGAAAGAATCGGCCTCTATTGCGATGGCTTATTTAAAAGCGCATTCCGATGAATTTGGGGTAGATTATCGACTCTTTGATCAATACGATGTGCATATCCACTTCCCGGAAGGTGCCGTTCCAAAAGATGGACCTTCGGCGGGGATTAGCATCCTAACTTCATTGGCCTCACTCTTTTCTCAAAGGGAAGTGAAACCTCGATTGGCCATGACTGGTGAAATTACCCTTCGTGGGGAAGTGTTACCGGTTGGCGGAATTAAAGAGAAAATCCTCGCTGCAAAACGGGCGGATATCAAGGAGATCATTTTGTCCAAGCGCAATGAGAAGGATATCAAAGAAATTCGTGAAGACTATCTGGAAGGATTAACTTTCCACTATGTTGAGCGAATGATGGAAGTAATAGACATTGCCCTTTCGGATAAATTGGTGGAGAACGCTAAAAATCTGAAAGCGGAAAACAAGGCTATTGGTTTTGGAACCAAGTCTTAA
- a CDS encoding toxin-antitoxin system YwqK family antitoxin, with amino-acid sequence MKKLIGILVIGFMMAATAYAQSPTYERVGKQVKVTKYFDGTDIVKEVGFFKDGKSHGQWTEYTRDGQVRIEATYVDGKKEGVWFVWSQDRNTLYEVNYLDNRVSNIRSWSVDERNLHVER; translated from the coding sequence ATGAAAAAGTTAATCGGAATTTTGGTGATAGGCTTTATGATGGCGGCTACAGCATATGCTCAGAGCCCCACTTACGAGCGCGTTGGAAAGCAAGTCAAAGTAACAAAGTACTTTGATGGGACTGATATAGTGAAAGAAGTGGGCTTCTTTAAAGATGGTAAATCACATGGTCAATGGACCGAATATACACGTGATGGACAAGTTCGGATTGAAGCTACTTATGTAGATGGCAAGAAAGAAGGCGTTTGGTTTGTGTGGTCTCAAGATCGCAATACATTGTATGAGGTGAATTACCTTGATAACCGAGTAAGCAATATTCGCTCTTGGTCAGTAGACGAGCGTAACTTGCATGTAGAACGCTAA